A window of Solanum stenotomum isolate F172 chromosome 3, ASM1918654v1, whole genome shotgun sequence contains these coding sequences:
- the LOC125858224 gene encoding proteinase inhibitor type-2 CEVI57 — MALYKVSFLAHLLFLGIFILVSRVEHVNACTKECGNLGYGICPGSEGSPENPICTNCCSGYKGCNYYNANGTFICEGMSNPKNPNTCPLYCDPQIAYSKCPRSEGKTIIYPTGCTTCCTGYKGCYYFGQEGEFVCEGESIEPKGCTQECDPRVAYMTCPSSGLAKLNEVCVNCCTAGEDCKLYEHDGSLLCTGEPQASTA, encoded by the exons ATGGCTCTTTACAAAGTTAGTTTCCTTGCTCACCTACTTTTTCTTG GAATATTTATACTAGTAAGCAGGGTGGAACATGTTAATGCTTGTACGAAAGAATGTGGTAATCTTGGCTATGGGATATGCCCAGGTTCAGAAGGAAGTCCAGAAAATCCAATTTGTACCAATTGTTGTTCGGGCTATAAGGGTTGCAACTATTATAATGCTAATGGAACTTTTATTTGTGAAGGAATGTCTAATCCCAAAAATCCTAACACTTGCCCCTTATATTGTGATCCACAAATTGCCTATTCAAAATGTCCCCGTTCAGAAGGAAAGACGATAATTTATCCCACGGGATGTACCACGTGTTGCACGGGATACAAGGGTTGCTACTATTTTGGTCAAGAGGGGGAGTTTGTGTGTGAAGGAGAGAGTATTGAACCCAAGGGTTGTACTCAAGAATGTGACCCTAGAGTTGCTTATATGACTTGCCCATCTTCTGGATTGGCCAAACTTAATGAAGTTTGTGTTAATTGTTGTACCGCAGGAGAGGATTGCAAACTCTATGAACATGATGGATCTTTACTTTGTACTGGGGAGCCTCAAGCCAGTACAGCATAA
- the LOC125858222 gene encoding proteinase inhibitor type-2 translates to MAVHKEVSSLAYLLVLGLLVLVSVMEHVDAKACTLECGNLGYGICPRSEGSPENPICTNCCAGYKGCNYYSANGTFICEGQSDPKNPKACPRNCDPHIAYSKCPRSRGKTLIYPTGCSTCCTGYKGCYYFGKDGKFVCEGESIEPKACTLECDSRVAYMTCPSSGLAKLNQVCVNCCTAGEGCKLYGYDGSLICTGEPAQGNISTI, encoded by the exons ATGGCTGTTCACAAAGAAGTTAGTTCTCTTGCTTACCTACTTGTTCTTG GATTATTGGTACTTGTAAGCGTGATGGAACATGTTGATGCGAAGGCTTGTACTTTAGAATGTGGTAATCTTGGCTATGGGATATGCCCACGTTCAGAAGGAAGTCCGGAAAATCCCATATGCACCAACTGTTGTGCAGGTTACAAAGGTTGCAATTATTATAGTGCTAATGGGACATTCATTTGCGAAGGACAATCTGACCCAAAAAACCCAAAAGCTTGCCCCCGAAATTGTGATCCACATATTGCCTATTCAAAATGTCCCCGTTCAAGAGGAAAGACACTAATTTATCCCACAGGATGTAGCACATGCTGCACGGGGTACAAGGGTTGCTACTATTTTGGTAAAGACGGCAAGTTTGTTTGTGAAGGAGAGAGTATTGAACCCAAGGCATGTACCCTGGAATGTGACTCTAGAGTTGCATACATGACTTGTCCATCTTCTGGATTAGCCAAGCTGAATCAAGTTTGTGTTAATTGTTGCACTGCAGGAGAGGGTTGCAAACTCTATGGATATGATGGATCTTTAATTTGTACTGGGGAGCCAGCTCAGGGCAATATATCTACCATATAA